In Plasmodium vinckei vinckei genome assembly, chromosome: PVVCY_13, a single genomic region encodes these proteins:
- a CDS encoding RNA polymerase II transcription factor B subunit 5, putative, producing MVTAIKGVLVKCDEPTMQIILLLNESKNFLIEKISDTVCLCKENVYDFLEKEVIRQLEYSEKHETED from the coding sequence ATGGTTACAGCTATAAAAGGAGTATTAGTTAAATGTGATGAACCAACAatgcaaataattttactCTTGAATGAAAGTAAAAACTTTTTGATTGAAAAAATCAGTGACACAGTATGTTTATGCAAAGAAAACGTATATGACtttttagaaaaagaaGTGATAAGACAATTAGAATATTCAGAAAAGCACGAAACTGAAGATTAG
- a CDS encoding ADP-ribosylation factor, putative: MVLLKILKKIKDKQRNLRLIILGLDNAGKTTIVKRLLGEDIYKVHPTFGFTIETLHFNNYFINIWDIGGQKCIRHYWKNYYENVDGIIYVIDSTDLFRLQLCSYELKQILKEERLYGCSLLILSNKIDVDSSLNVSKIAEILKLQEMNIDRHWCINECSAFSGKGLLKSFMWLIDDITCRIRNNT; the protein is encoded by the exons atggtCCTActgaaaattttgaaaaaaataaaagataaacAAAGAAATTTGagattaataatattaggACTAGATAATGCAGGAAAAACAACAATAGTTAAAAGATTATTAGGAGAAGATATTTATAAAGTACACCCAACTTTTGGTTTTACAATTGAAACATtgcattttaataattattttattaatatatgggATATAGGAGGACAGAAATGTATCAGGCACTAttggaaaaattattatgagaATGTTGATGGAATTATTTATGTCATTGATAGTACTGATTTATTTAGATTACAGTTATGCTCATATGAactaaaacaaattttaaaggAGGAAAGACTATATGGATGCTCCCTtcttattttatcaaataaaattgatgtCGATAGCTCACTAAATGTCAGCAAAATTGCAGAG aTTTTGAAATTACAAGAAATGAATATTGATAGACATTGGTGTATAAATGAATGCAGCGCATTTTCAGGAAAAGGATTATTAAAATCTTTTATGTGGTTAATTGATGACATAACATGTAGAATTCGTAATAATACTTAA
- a CDS encoding replication factor A protein 3, putative: MEQFIAPRVNKKHLSKFYSKNVRIIGKVLKKDGNELTLLACDNEEIKCILTDNQVEEPLDQYVEVLGKVNEDDTISDIVYVQNGGSSINLNEINNLVNLTFLEELEGVF, from the exons atgGAACAATTCATAGCTCC AAGAGTCAATAAAAAACACCTAAGCAAATTTTATAGCAAAAATGTGCGAATAATTGGAAAGGTCTTAAAAAAGGATGGAAACGAATTAACTTTGTTAGCATGCGACA atgaagaaataaaatgcaTTTTAACTGATAACCAAGTCGAGGAACCATTAGATCAATATGTAGAAGTTTTAGGAAAG GTAAATGAAGATGACACAATAAGCGATATTGTGTACGTCCAAAATGGAGGTTCTTCAATAA atttaaatgaaataaataatttagtaAATCTAACATTCTTAGAAGAACTAGAAGGAGtattttaa
- a CDS encoding GTP-binding protein, putative, translating to MQSISRLIRKYSSVSSKMSMENSKKNVNIVKEEICDNYIMSRRQREKGMKLDLKIYENLRRKMLGKPLNKLQRKYMNEKRPNFAPVFLDQLKPRMVLYKVAIKVNELPLPKYPEIAFIGRSNSGKSTLINELCGRSNKAKVSKMPGCTKQIHFYKIGKPCLLCLVDLPGYGFAHSKEELRLQWNEFTLFYLKNRTNLKKVFVLIDCRIGLKTSDKELFHFFDRYNIKYQIVLSKCDLLNTKDLAIKIQIINEEITHFKNLEKNIISLSSLKRQNLNELRNEIAKYQLNKTIIKNNIIMKINDLIEQKKLKKLKNLKGANSSDIIEGNGNYNKSLDSIENEENGYDEEILEKNKRKENISKDILISDDTIFEAVNRWKISDNNIDDTNFNKYMNFYTRNLINSVQEHFLNKCRKLYNEQDLKVIDNIIEDIERDNNHSDTNVLCKHNKHLENKEKEDNKMISINSEDNFKRESTYMQKKTQKKAHNLELTINYENAIKNGTPNLDFQNKENDNTLKEITLNFEKLNISYENEKSVDKKVYNNSTYDEYCLAESDMKHKLGKEDDSYTEKENKKSTGYDIYDNSNSFNVENNQINIENDLFKSSLLFFDENKSNDSEYVYSKNVEMGDLFENNNCNNNYNIGNNDHFKNIDYSKIKNDTLLEEDETYSKEDYMSGLKMSRVKKNMYNNNPLNDYTFNINDKSTYNVYEKSKSEAYKIYMGRQLENFHNDQNSSSSKEMKRTNSLNMKNTDWNNYDEANTNKNLVVSKNGEDNYIRKHYIGLKTRKKIIRGTKKLKLFGKKQTKEIVSVPIDLATDYFKLNNNSEFYDKKNKKNNWNYINSKYNKWLKKMGGKNISSEIIGSVRKEDVMTRYAQKQEGKYSKEKNKLLMQKKKLGMITKPPSHHKKGKYSKNYNISDEQKMFDREAFFKYRDVQK from the coding sequence ATGCAATCGATTAGTCGGCTTATTCGAAAATATTCGAGTGTTAGTAGCAAAATGAGTATGGAAaattctaaaaaaaatgtcaaTATAGTAAAAGAGGAAATATGCGATAATTACATAATGAGCAGAAGACAAAGAGAAAAGGGAATGAAATtagatttaaaaatatacgaGAATTTACGAAGGAAAATGTTAGGAAAACCATTGAATAAATtacaaagaaaatatatgaatgaaAAACGGCCAAATTTTGCTCCTGTGTTTTTGGATCAATTAAAGCCTAGAATGGTTTTGTACAAAGTAGCTATAAAAGTAAATGAATTACCATTACCCAAATATCCAGAAATTGCATTTATAGGAAGATCAAATTCTGGTAAATCGACACTTATTAATGAATTGTGTGGAAGGAGTAATAAGGCAAAGGTTAGTAAAATGCCAGGATGCACAAAacaaattcatttttataaaataggGAAACCTTGTTTGTTGTGTTTAGTTGATTTACCAGGATATGGATTTGCTCACAGTAAAGAAGAATTAAGATTACAATGGAATgaatttacattattttatttaaaaaatcgaacaaacttaaaaaaagtttttgtattaattGATTGTAGAATCGGTTTAAAAACAAGTGATAAAGAATTgttccatttttttgatagatacaatattaaatatcAAATTGTTTTAAGCAAATGTGATTTATTAAACACAAAAGATTTGGCAATtaaaattcaaattataaatgaagaaataacacatttcaaaaatttggaaaaaaatattatttcacTAAGCTCATTAAAAAGACAAAATTTGAATGAACTAAGAAATGAAATTGCTAAATATCAGTTAAATAAaactattattaaaaataacattataatgaaaataaatgatttaattgaacaaaaaaagttgaagaaattaaaaaatttgaaaggTGCGAACTCTTCAGATATAATAGAAGGGAATGGAAATTATAACAAAAGTTTGGATTCaatagaaaatgaagaaaatggcTATGATGAAGAgatattagaaaaaaacaaaagaaaagaaaacatATCGAAAGATATCCTAATAAGTGATGATACAATTTTTGAAGCAGTAAATCGATGGAAAATAtctgataataatatagatgataccaattttaataaatacatgaatttttatactAGAAACTTAATAAATTCAGTACaagaacattttttaaataaatgtcgaaaattatataatgaacAAGATTTAAAAGTTATAGATAATATTATAGAAGATATCGAGCGTGATAATAACCATAGTGATACAAATGTGTTGTGCAAGCATAATAAAcatttagaaaataaagaaaaggaGGACAACAAAATGATTTCTATAAATTCAGaagataattttaaaagagAGTCTacatatatgcaaaaaaaaacacaaaaaaagGCTCATAATTTAGAATTGacaataaattatgaaaatgcCATCAAAAATGGAACCCCTAACTTGGATTTccaaaataaagaaaatgacaatacattaaaagaaataacacttaattttgaaaaactTAATATAAgttatgaaaatgaaaaaagtgTTGATAAAAaggtatataataatagcaCTTATGATGAATATTGTTTAGCTGAATCAGATATGAAGCATAAGTTGGGAAAAGAAGATGATTCATATACAGAGAaagagaataaaaaatcaacTGGATAcgatatatatgataatagtaatagtttcaatgtagaaaataatcaaataaatatcgaAAATGATTTATTCAAGAGTAGCttactattttttgatgAAAACAAAAGTAATGATTCGGAATATGTGTACtcaaaaaatgttgaaaTGGGagatttatttgaaaataataattgtaacaataattataatataggGAATAATGatcattttaaaaatattgattattcaaaaataaaaaatgatacatTATTAGAAGAAGATGAAACATATAGTAAAGAAGATTATATGAGCGGTTTAAAGATGAGTagggtaaaaaaaaatatgtataataataaccCATTAAATGATTACACATTTAacataaatgataaaagtacttataatgtatatgaaaaaagtaaatCCGAAGCTTACAAAATTTACATGGGACGACAGCTAGAAAACTTTCATAATGATCAAAACTCGAGCTCATCAAAGGAAATGAAAAGAACAAATAGTttgaatatgaaaaataccGATTGGaataattatgatgaagcaaatacaaataaaaatttggtTGTAAGTAAAAATGGCGAAGACAATTATATAAGGAAACATTATATAGGGTTAAAAACgaggaaaaaaattataagaggtactaaaaaattaaaattatttggaaaaaaacaaacaaaagaAATTGTAAGTGTTCCCATAGACTTAGCCACAGATTATTTCAaactaaataataattccgaattttatgataagaaaaataaaaaaaacaactggaattatattaattcaaagtataataaatggctaaaaaaaatgggtggtaaaaatatatcttctGAGATTATAGGTTCTGTTAGAAAGGAAGACGTAATGACAAGATATGCACAAAAGCAAGAAggaaaatattcaaaagaaaaaaataagttgttaatgcagaaaaaaaaattaggaATGATAACAAAACCCCCTAGCCACCACAAAAAAGGCAAATAttctaaaaattataacatatctgatgaacaaaaaatgtttgATAGAGAAGcctttttcaaatatagaGACGTTCAAAAGTGA
- a CDS encoding tRNA import protein tRIP, putative, which produces MSTLYLVEDDIKSDILKLILDFIQINIVENDDNVAFPEIKYSQKISYEHNDKTYKEFFCSLYAIIDTYNCYSQFFCEDEDKVSESEEFIFNLASDKFKLKPLDMKHLNDILRERSYIVSDKHASLVDIFYFCCVYKILKPMSAKEKVEYYHICRWYIHLQETLICEFVKSHKLDMQTSVENLLNTRILTYTNEKGNNEQMGSKKNKGNKKNGDSKDNNGKKKNNNAENKDAEETRSLDDISRLNIVVGYVESVEIHSGADTLYCLKVNVGEDQVRDICSGLRNKKNPEDLLNKYVLVLANLKEKLLRGRKSFGMVLCGSFEERVELLVPPPGVKVGERITFENVNTTSLPDKTLSSVKEKNAFFLIQPNFVINNGVAFYKENKWLSSQGEITCALDQGTIS; this is translated from the exons ATGAGTACTTTATACTTGGTTGAGGATGATATTAAATCAGATATATTGAAATTGATTCTTGattttattcaaattaatatagtagaaaatgatgataacGTTGCTTTTCCAGAGATAAAATATAGCCAg aaaatatcCTATGAGCATAACGACAAAACCTATaaagaatttttttgttctctTTATGCTATAATCGACACGTATAATTGCTACAgtcaatttttttgtgaagATGAAGACAAAGTAAGCGAGAGTGaagaatttatttttaaccTAGCTAGCGACAAGTTTAAATTAAAGCCACTTGATATGAAACATTTGAATGATATATTAAGAGAAAGATCTTATATTGTATCGGACAAACATGCATCTTTAgtagatatattttatttctgttgtgtttataaaatattaaaaccAATGTCTGCAAAGGAAAAAGTAgaatattatcatatttgtAGGTGGTATATACATCTTCAAGAAACATTGATATGCGAATTTGTTAAATCACACAAACTAGATATGCAAACCAGTGTTGAAAATTTACTAAATACTAGAATTTTAACATACACAAATGAAAAGGGAAACAATGAACAAATGGGatcaaagaaaaataaaggtaataaaaaaaatggagattcgaaagataataatggaaaaaagaaaaataataatgcagaaaataaagatgCAGAAGAAACCAGAAGTTTAGATGATATATCGAGATTAAATATTGTTGTTGGATATGTAGAAAGTGTGGAAATTCATTCAGGAGCTGACACATTGTATTGTTTAAAAGTAAATGTAGGTGAAGATCAAGTAAGGGATATATGTAGTGGTTtacgaaataaaaaaaatccagaagatttattaaataaatatgttttagtTTTAgcaaatttaaaagaaaagttATTAAGAGGACGAAAAAGTTTTGGTATGGTTTTATGTGGATCCTTTGAAGAAAGAGTCGAATTACTTGTTCCACCACCTGGTGTTAAAGTTGGAGAAAGAATTACATTTGAAAATGTGAATACAACTAGTTTACCCGATAAAACATTAAGCTCTGTTAAAGAGAAAAatgcattttttcttattcaGCCAAATTTCGTTATAAACAATGGAGTTGCCTTttataaagaaaacaaaTGGCTATCATCTCAAGGAGAAATCACATGTGCCCTAGATCAAGGAAcaatatcataa